ACGGGGCAGGATGAGTTAGGTGTTGTTGGTGAGAAGATTGAGGAGGACACAAGAAATCTTGTGGATTTGCTcacaaagaaagagaaaaatatacATGAACACAAAAAAACTATGGTCTATGCTATTGCGGGAGTTGGAGGGATTGGCAAAACCACCCTTGCCAAGAAGATCTTCAACAATGACATCATCAAACTAGAATTTGAAAAGAGAATATGGTTGAGTGTCAATCAAGAATTTAGCGACATTGATCTATTGGAGAGAGCTATAAATGAAGCGCATGGAGACCATCAAGCAGCTAGAAACACAAAGGCTGCACTAATGCGAACCCTGAAGGAAGCCTTGCAGGGATGCAAGACACTATTGGTGATGGATGATGTCTGGGACCACCATGCATGGGAGGGTGTCCTCAAAACTCCATTATTAAGCATCCTAGCTCAAGGTAGTTGTGTCCTCGTTACCACAAGACATGACATGGTAGCTAAAGGCATGATGGCGGAGGTGCCCTACCACCATGTCGACAAATTAGAGCAAGAAGATGCCTGGTCTTTGCTCAAGAAGCAGGTTCGTATAAGTTAATTTATAGATTTATTTTGTTACAGATTCATGCCTGCACATTTGCTTCACTACCTATTTAGATGTTGGTAATCTTGCGCATGTGATTCACATTTGCTTCACTATCTATTTATAAAATTGTGTCCTAAGAGGGATCATTTCACTCATCAAAATGATGTGGCACTCTTACAATCCACATAACGAAACTCTATACTAAGAATGCCCTTATGCACTTGGTTGTACAAAATTGTTAAGGGCTATAAATTAACCTAGACATTTATTTATCTTAGCATTAATATTAGAAATCTAGGGTTTGTAAACCACTTTcaaaacactactacacaaacattATCTCCGCCGGCTTGAAAACCACCGCCACCACTGGTTTTGCGGTTCGGCAGTGATGCTCACCTTCATCACCGCCACATCGAAACCGATATTGAAAATTgaataaaaataattaaaaagtaCACATGTCATGTGTGCCTGCAGTCGTCTATGCTGGTCTGCGCCAGCTGCCCCAAGTGGCGAGGATTGTGACATCGAGGTCCATCTCTATGTTGGGTGGCGTCcgccttgctgccgaggaccatggGTGGTGTTTGCCGCCCGCGCCGATGGTAGATCCAGTCTTAGGGCCGCGGTGGTACCGTGGAATAGAGAGAGGGCCAGGAGGGAGTGCGGGTGAGGGAGAGATGGGGCGGAAGGAAGTGCTCGGGTAAGGAAGAGAGAGGTGGTTGGGAGGTGGTGTCGGTGAGGAAGAAAGAATGGGCTAGGGTTTCTGGCCGGCTATATAATCAAGACCGGTTTTCTATTCCAACTTGTATCTTGAATCAATGGGAAAACCAGGCCATGACACAGACGGTGGTGAAAGCCATTTTTATCAACGGTTCGACTACCGGCGGTGATATATTTTTTCCGATGGTTTTAATAGAACAATATGGTGAAATAGTGTTGGCGGAATCCATTTCTATAGTAGTGAAATGTCCGTAAAGAATCACGAACACAGAGCATGATAAAGAACATGCGAAATAAAAGCCTAAAAAGGAATAAGTGTAAACTACAAACAATAATAAAGTTAGTAACATGtagtaatatttttttaaaatttcttatATTACACAAAATACTGTAGGTACTTTTGCAGTTTCATAAGAGCTCATGTACAAGCATAATTACAATGTTACTGATACTTGTGGTCACAACTCTAGGTTTTTTTGAGAGCTGCAACCCTTTGAATGGTCATGAGATTAATATTTCTAAACTTTTACTATATTGTATCGTTTCGTTGCAAAGGGCTTCTAGTGCTTAAGGTTTAATATCTCCAACACCGAGTCCCATCCTCCACGGTCTGACAAGAGTCAGCAATTTATAGCCTGTACTATTAAAGACAATCAGAACTGGGCACTACTGTTTAATGATGGGAATGTTAGGCTTTCTCTTGTTGCCTAATGTATTTTGTCCTAAATTTTCAGAAGTCCTAATATTCGGTGACAGGAGTGTAACTTTTAAAAATATAATCGAGTTAGATATTAACATAAAGCATATGTAACTTTTATCCTTTTCTCTAACAACCTTTTCAAACTATTACAATTTTACAAGATCCTGTAAACATgttaaaataaaatatgatttaaagTTCTGTTCTGAACTTGGCGTAAAAAGTTAAGAAAAGTACTCATGGGGCCTTTGGCATATATCCTGATTGACAGGTTTTACCATAGACACTTGAGTAATTGTCCATGTAACTTGCCTCACTTGTCTCATCTCTTGAATGGTTAAAAAGCTAAGGATACAAGGGATATCACATTAGGTTTACCAACATCCAAGAGAGAATGAATAAGGGAGAAAAACGTAGCTTCTTCAAGTCAAGATGTGCAGACTTTAATAACCATTCGAGTTGGATCCTAATAATTGACTTCCGTCTGTTCGTTTTTCTACCAGGGGTGTTTGGTCCTTTTTATGAATAATCTCATGGTAAGTTGCAACGAAATTGAACATATAGTGTCAAATGTCACAAAGGGAAGAATTTATTTTCTAGTAGGATCATATAAGGAACCAATCTTGGGGTTTCAAACCAGGACTAGCTTGATGTAGACTTGTATTGGGACCAATTAGTTAATTACCGAACCATCAGCAGAG
This sequence is a window from Miscanthus floridulus cultivar M001 chromosome 10, ASM1932011v1, whole genome shotgun sequence. Protein-coding genes within it:
- the LOC136488290 gene encoding disease resistance protein RGA2-like, with the protein product MAAVLDALASYLQDMLLEMTKEEVHLLLGVPDEIKKMDIKLGDLKRFLADADKKNIIDESVQSWVRELRNVMYDAGNILDLCQLKAMGRGPSMDIGCFNPLLFCMRDPLHAHDIGNRIKNLNKRLDDIEKRSKTFNFINLASDEDSRQKLESSRRARHETTGQDELGVVGEKIEEDTRNLVDLLTKKEKNIHEHKKTMVYAIAGVGGIGKTTLAKKIFNNDIIKLEFEKRIWLSVNQEFSDIDLLERAINEAHGDHQAARNTKAALMRTLKEALQGCKTLLVMDDVWDHHAWEGVLKTPLLSILAQGSCVLVTTRHDMVAKGMMAEVPYHHVDKLEQEDAWSLLKKQVRIS